AGGTGCTACGGGTTTTACTGGTGGATATTTATGTGAAGGTTTGGTGGAACGCGGCTATAAGGTTAGAGCACTTTCATTGCCCAATCAGGATACTGCCAAATTGGAAAAATTGGGTGTCGAGGTCGTATTCGGTGATTTGACGAAAAAAGAGACATTGCCCCCTGCTGTGAAGGATATTGAGGTGGTGTATCATATCGCTGCGGTCTATCGGGAGCAAAATGTGCCGAATCGACTATTTTTTGATGTCAATGTTGGCGGGACAAAAAACTTGCTGGAAGCCTCCCTTTCCGCTGGTGTGCGCCGATTTGTCCATTGTAGTACAGTTGGTGTTCAAGGCGAAATTAAAAACCCGCCGGCTGATGAAACGGCGCCTTATAATCCAGGTGATGTGTATCAACGTTCCAAAGTCGAGGGCGAGAAATTGGCGCTGCAATTTTTCAAAGATCACAAGGATCAAATCGAAGGGGTGGTTTTTCGGCCCGTTGGAATATATGGCCCTGGCGATATGCGGTTTTTGAAGATCTTCAAATTCGTCAACAACGGCAAATTTATGATGATCGGCAGCGGCAAGGTGCTCTATCATCTCACATTTGTGAAAGACCTGGTCGATGGCATCATTCTGTGTGGCGAGAAACAGGAAGCGGTGGGCGAAATTTTTACACTGGGCGGCAACGAATACCTGACTTTGAATGATTTCGTCAAATTATTGGCGGAGGTCCTTGGTGTAGAGCCCCCTAAGCGGCGTATCCCTGCCTGGCCCGTCTGGACAGCGGGATTGATCTGTGAAATTCTCTGCTATCCCTTCCGCATCCAGCCACCTATCTATCGCCGTCGGGTGGATTTTTTCATCAAAGATCGCGCGTTCGATATTTCCAAGGCGAAACGCCTGTTGGGCTACAACCCCAAAGTTGATCTGCGGACGGGATTGAAATTGACGGCAGATTGGTATCGATCACAGAATTTGTTGTAAAGGTGAAATGTAAAATGTAAGACGGCAGAAGGCAGACGTGAAAAGTAATCAGTAGTCAGTGATCAGTGATCAGTAATCAGTTTTGTTTTTTTATCACGTTGCACGTCTCCTATTTCACGTCTCACATCTGCCATCTCACGATTATAAACATCAACAAAATGCTAAAAGCCGTCATTCCGAGCGAAGCGAGGAATCTTTGATTCACAAGATTTCACTCTAAAGAGTATCTACGAGTTCGTCGCATCAATCTTTGCAATGATTCAAAATTGGACATCTTGCAGATGCCTAATCTCACGATTTCTTAAAGGAAAAATAATGAAGAAAGAAACCATCGAAATCCAAAAAGAGCTGTTCGATCAAAAAAAATCAGCCTTGAGAAAATATCAAGATTTGATCATTGGGCAAAAGGGACTGTGGAAGCTAATCAAGTATGAGTTCATCATGACATTTTTCAGCTCGATCCCTGGGGCGCTGGGATTGGTGCTGCGCATGAAACTCTATCCCAAATTATTGGGCAAGGTCGGCAGGAATGTGACCTTCGGACAAAACGTGGTGCTGCGGCATCCGCACAAAATTGAGATCGGCGATAACGTGGTGATCGATGACAACGTGGTGCTGGACGCTAAGGGACAAGATAACCAGGGCATCAAGATCGGCAGCGGCTCGTTTATTGGTCGCAACACGATTTTCAATTGCAAAAACGGAGACATCATTTTGGGCGATAATGCCAACTTCGGCTTCAACTGCCAGATCTTCTCCGCCAACAGAGTTGAGTTCGGAAAAAATGCACTCATCGCTGCTTATTCCTATTTTATTGGCGGTACGCACAATTTCGATGATCTCGATAAGTCGCCGCTGGAGCAGGGTCGGCATGCTATTGGCATCAGCATCGGGGACAATATCTGGGTTGGAGCTGGTGTCTGCGTCCAGGATGGCGTGACTATTGGTCGGGATTGCATCATTGGCACAGGCGCAGTGGTGAATTCCAATATACCAGATTATTCGATTGCCGTGGGGATTCCCGCCCGCGTGATCAAAAATAGAAAGGGTCAAACCGGCAATAGTCAAAAACGAAATTCCAGATCTCAAAAAACAAATTCCAAATAAATTCAAGATTAAAAATCTCAATGACCAAAATGCGATAGGATTCTCGTTTGAAATTTGAATTTTGGGAATTGAAATTTATTTGGAATTTGGGATTTGTAATTTGGAGATTTCTAAATCAATAAAAAGAGGAAGCAGCATGCACAAAAGAATGCTTTACATCAGTGTTTACGACCCTCACGTTCCCTATACAGGTGCTGGTGTCCGTGGAGGGGAATTTGTAACCAATCTGGCGAAGCGATTTCATATCGACCTGATCTATCTTGAAGGCTCGGGCCATCCTGGTGATGCGCTCTTGGAAGACAAATTTGAATGGCGGGTGCAGGGCGTCGATTCCAAGATCAAGCTACCATTTTCCTTACGGAATTATTTTATTTCCAGCAAACAGATGCTGCTGGAGGCCGAACATTTGCTGACCCAGAAGAAGCACGACGTGGTGCTGACCGATTATGGCCTGAGTGCCATTTATGGATTGAAACTGCAGAAGAAGTATCATGTGCCATTCGTCTATTGCTCTCATAATATCGAATATCG
This region of candidate division KSB1 bacterium genomic DNA includes:
- a CDS encoding NAD-dependent epimerase/dehydratase family protein, with protein sequence MNRKVLVTGATGFTGGYLCEGLVERGYKVRALSLPNQDTAKLEKLGVEVVFGDLTKKETLPPAVKDIEVVYHIAAVYREQNVPNRLFFDVNVGGTKNLLEASLSAGVRRFVHCSTVGVQGEIKNPPADETAPYNPGDVYQRSKVEGEKLALQFFKDHKDQIEGVVFRPVGIYGPGDMRFLKIFKFVNNGKFMMIGSGKVLYHLTFVKDLVDGIILCGEKQEAVGEIFTLGGNEYLTLNDFVKLLAEVLGVEPPKRRIPAWPVWTAGLICEILCYPFRIQPPIYRRRVDFFIKDRAFDISKAKRLLGYNPKVDLRTGLKLTADWYRSQNLL